In Candidatus Melainabacteria bacterium RIFOXYA2_FULL_32_9, a single genomic region encodes these proteins:
- the nusA gene encoding transcription termination/antitermination protein NusA (modifies transcription through interactions with RNA polymerase affecting elongation, readthrough, termination, and antitermination), giving the protein MGAALLEATEQLEREKGIPKDIIIRSLCDAMVTAYKKHIRSQDVSNIEAQVIESTGELGVFRRKEVVEEVENELTEITLEEAKKIDKQAKLGEEVLIEVTPDDFGRIAAQSAKQVIVQRIREAERKLILEEFTEKKGTLTTGIIQRVESRNVIVSIGKIEAILPTREQIPGEYYRVNDRIRVYVLDVKETTRLPQVIVSQVHPRIVQELFELEVPEIEDGIVDIVSIAREAGYRTKIGVASNDPEVDPVGACIGPRGSRIQTIVNELKNEKIDIIRYSDDPVEYIINALSPARIVSVEILANTEEVREALVIVPDDQLSLAIGREGQNVRLAHRLTGWRIDIKSLSQIESEEGSYNYGEQEEYEEEDA; this is encoded by the coding sequence ATAGGAGCAGCACTTCTTGAAGCAACAGAGCAATTAGAGAGAGAGAAAGGTATTCCAAAAGATATAATTATCAGATCTCTTTGTGATGCAATGGTTACAGCTTACAAGAAACATATTAGATCTCAAGACGTCTCTAATATTGAAGCTCAAGTTATTGAATCTACAGGTGAATTAGGCGTATTTCGTCGTAAAGAGGTAGTAGAAGAAGTAGAAAACGAGCTTACAGAAATAACTCTTGAAGAAGCTAAAAAAATTGACAAGCAAGCAAAGCTTGGAGAAGAAGTTTTAATTGAGGTTACTCCTGATGACTTTGGACGAATTGCTGCTCAATCTGCAAAACAGGTTATTGTTCAGCGTATTAGAGAAGCTGAAAGGAAGTTAATCCTTGAGGAGTTTACCGAAAAGAAAGGTACTCTTACTACTGGAATAATTCAGAGAGTTGAATCACGAAATGTAATCGTTAGTATAGGTAAAATTGAAGCTATTTTACCTACAAGAGAACAAATACCGGGTGAATATTACAGAGTTAATGATAGAATCAGGGTATATGTTCTTGATGTTAAAGAGACTACACGTCTTCCTCAAGTAATAGTTTCTCAGGTTCATCCAAGAATTGTTCAGGAGTTGTTTGAATTAGAAGTTCCTGAAATTGAAGATGGAATTGTTGATATTGTATCTATAGCAAGAGAAGCTGGTTATAGAACAAAAATAGGTGTTGCAAGTAATGATCCTGAAGTTGATCCTGTAGGAGCTTGCATAGGACCAAGAGGAAGCAGGATACAGACTATCGTAAATGAACTTAAAAATGAAAAAATTGATATTATTAGATACTCTGATGATCCTGTAGAATACATTATTAATGCACTTTCTCCAGCAAGAATAGTATCAGTTGAGATTCTGGCAAATACAGAAGAAGTTAGAGAAGCTCTGGTTATAGTTCCGGATGATCAGTTGAGTCTAGCTATCGGAAGAGAAGGACAAAATGTTAGACTTGCTCATCGCTTAACCGGATGGAGAATCGATATTAAGAGCTTAAGTCAAATTGAATCTGAAGAAGGTTCATATAATTACGGTGAACAAGAAGAGTATGAAGAAGAGGACGCTTGA